A genomic stretch from Carcharodon carcharias isolate sCarCar2 chromosome 27 unlocalized genomic scaffold, sCarCar2.pri SUPER_27_unloc_1, whole genome shotgun sequence includes:
- the LOC121273672 gene encoding gastrula zinc finger protein XlCGF49.1-like — translation MEKPWKCGDCGKGFRSPSELETHRRSHTGERPFTCTVCGKGFTHSSNLQTHQQVHIGKRPFTCSDCGKGFNQLSHLLTHQRVHTRERPFTCSECGKRFSDSSNLRTHQRVHTGERPFICAECGKAFTHLFTLLTHQRVHTGEKPFTCSECGKGFSQISNLRTHQRVHTGERLFTCSGHGSRFTV, via the coding sequence atggagaaaccgtggaaatgtggggactgtgggaagggattcagatccCCATCTGAATTGGAAactcatcgacgcagtcacactggggagaggccattcacctgcactgtgtgtgggaaaggattcactcattcatccaacctgcagacacaccagcaagttcacattgggaagaggccattcacctgctccgactgTGGTAAGGGATTCAATCAGTTAtctcacctgctgacacaccagcgagttcacaccagggaaaggcctttcacctgctctgagtgtgggaagagattcagtgattcatccaacctacgaacacaccagcgagttcacaccggggagagaccatttaTCTGCGCTGAGTGTGGGAAGGCATTCACTCATCTATTCACGTTGCTGActcatcagcgagttcacactggggaaaagccattcacctgctctgaatgtgggaagggattcagtcaaaTATCCAACCTgcggacacaccagcgagttcacactggggagagactgtTCACCTGTTCTGGGCATGGGAgcagattcactgtttaa
- the LOC121273669 gene encoding zinc finger protein 239-like, protein MAKLWKCGECGKGFKFPSELETHRHSHTGERPFTCSECGKGFTRFSHLQTHKRVHTGEKPFICSECGKGFSDSSSLQKHQRVHTREKPFTCSDCGKRFTRLSHLRTHQRVHTGERPFTCSTCGKGFSDSSNLLTHQRFHTGERPFTCTVCGQRFTQSSSLRRHHVTHTNERPFKCSDCGSSFKSAAVLMVHQRIHTEERPFSCSHCAKSFTTSSSLWRHQRVHSGERPFTCFKCRKGFSNSSNLLTHQQVHTRERPFVCTQCGKGFSNSANLLTHQQVHSRERPFTCSKCGKEFIHLSSLRRHQRVHK, encoded by the coding sequence ATGGCGAAACTATGGAAATGTggggaatgtgggaagggattcaaattCCCATCTGAGCTGGAAACCCATCGACacagtcacaccggggagaggccattcacctgctccgagtgtgggaagggtttcaccCGGTTTTCCCATCTGCAGACAcacaagcgagttcacaccggggagaagccgttcatctgctctgagtgtgggaagggattcagtgattcatccagCCTGCAgaagcaccagcgagttcacaccagggagaagccgttcacctgctctgactgtgggaagagattcactcgatTATCCCACCTGCgcacacaccagcgagttcacaccggggagaggccattcacctgctctacgtgtgggaagggattcagtgattcatccaacTTATTGACGCACcagcgattccacactggggagaggccgttcacctgcactgtgtgtgggcagcgattcactcagtcatccagcctgcgGAGACACCATGTGACTCACACCAATGAGAGACCCTTTaaatgctctgactgtgggagcaGCTTCAAAAGTGCTGCAGTTCTGATGGtccaccagcgcattcacactgaggagagaccgttcagctgctctcactgtgcaaaGAGCTTTACAACGTCATCCAGCCTGtggagacaccagcgagttcacagcggggagaggccgttcacctgctttaAGTGTAGGAAGGGTTTCAGtaattcatccaacctgctgacacaccagcaagttcacaccagggagagaccgTTCGTATGCacccagtgtgggaagggattcagtaattcagccaacctgctgacacaccagcaagtCCACAgcagggagagaccattcacctgctccaaatgTGGGAAGGAATTCATTCATTTATCCAGTCTGCGGcgacatcagcgagttcacaagtga